One genomic window of Solanum dulcamara chromosome 12, daSolDulc1.2, whole genome shotgun sequence includes the following:
- the LOC129877405 gene encoding bZIP transcription factor 29-like isoform X1 — protein MWGENVEANIDMMRRLQSSFGQSSSSLPKHQPILTNQLDIPQLSTSQFHGQMPQFSPNFGVENSAKRVVLSPSHPQMPPISPYSHIPVSRPTSQHLGMQSFTTQGPSHSRSLSQSSFFSLDSLPPLSPSPYKESSSTFISDPVVADVSMEDRDGNLHSSLPPSPFSRCNSSRVGESLPPRNAHRRSNSDIPFGFSSVTQPSPPLVPSRSPGALERSASSRDNAGGKPAQLVKREGFWDKSNDSNAEGMGERKSEGEVVDDLFSAYMNLDNIESLNSSGMDEKQGNENCEDLDSRASGTKTNGCDSSDNEATSSVNDNGSSMQTLGLSSSTEKREGIKRSAGGDIAPTIRHYKSISMDSFMGKLNFGGESPKLPPSPGPHHGQLSPTNSLDANSDSFSLEFGNGEFNGAELKKIMANEKLAEIALADPKRAKRILANRQSAARSKERKMIYIAELEQKVQTLQTEATTLSTQVTLLQRDSSGLTSQNNELKFRLQSMEQQAQLRDALNEALTAEVQRLKIATAELNGDAAKFQQLSLNPQMFQLQRQQATQLNMHQLQQSSQHQKQQLNSSAPAKHESKKKNLRCG, from the exons ATGTGGGGTGAAAATGTCGAAGCTAACATTGATATGATGCGGAGGCTTCAATCATCATTCGGGCAATCATCTTCTTCCCTCCCAAAACACCAACCTATTTTGACAAACCAACTTGACATACCCCAGTTGTCTACTTCTCAGTTCCATGGTCAAATGCCACAGTTTTCTCCAAATTTTGGTGTTGAAAATAGCGCCAAAAGAGTTGTCTTATCGCCTTCTCATCCACAAATGCCCCCTATTTCGCCATATTCTCATATCCCAGTAAGCAGGCCGACGAGTCAGCATCTAGGTATGCAGAGTTTTACTACTCAAGGGCCCTCACATTCACGATCTTTATCGCAATCATCTTTTTTCTCACTTGATTCCTTGCCGCCTCTGAGCCCTTCACCATATAAGGAATCCTCTTCGACGTTCATCTCTGACCCTGTAGTGGCTGATGTGTCAATGGAGGATCGTGATGGCAATTTACATTCTTCATTGCCGCCCTCACCTTTCTCTAGGTGTAATTCATCTAGGGTAGGGGAGAGTCTTCCTCCTCGTAATGCTCATAGAAGGTCTAACAGTGATATCCCTTTTGGCTTTTCTAGTGTCACGCAGCCCTCACCACCGCTTGTTCCATCAAGGAGTCCTGGTGCTCTAGAAAGGTCAGCTTCTTCAAGGGATAATGCTGGTGGTAAGCCAGCACAGTTGGTTAAACGTGAAGGCTTTTGGGATAAAAGCAATGATAGTAATGCTGAGGGAATGGGTGAAAGAAAATCTGAAGGAGAAGTCGTAGATGACCTGTTTTCCGCGTATATGAATTTGGACAATATTGAGTCATTGAACTCCTCCGGTATGGATGAGAAGCAGGGTAATGAGAACTGTGAAGATTTAGACAGTAGAGCTAGTGGTACCAAGACAAATGGATGTGATAGCAGTGACAATGAAGCGACAAGCAGTGTGAATGACAATGGCAGCAGTATGCAGACACTAGGGTTGTCATCATCAACTGAGAAGAGGGAGGGGATCAAAAGGAGTGCTGGGGGAGATATTGCGCCAACAATCAGACACTACAAGAGTATTTCAATGGACAGTTTTATGGGGAAGTTAAACTTTGGTGGTGAGTCGCCAAAATTGCCTCCATCCCCTGGACCACACCATGGCCAACTCTCACCCACAAATTCACTTGATGCAAATTCAGATAGTTTCAGTTTAGAGTTTGGTAATGGCGAATTCAATGGAGCtgaattgaagaaaattatGGCAAACGAGAAACTTGCAGAGATAGCCTTAGCAGATCCGAAACGTGCCAAAAG gattTTGGCCAACCGTCAATCTGCTGCTCGTTCAAAAGAGAGAAAGATGATATATATTGCGGAGTTAGAACAAAAGGTACAAACCTTACAGACTGAAGCCACCACATTGTCTACTCAAGTAACTCTGTTGCAG AGAGATTCTTCTGGGCTCACAAGCCAAAACAACGAGCTAAAGTTCCGACTGCAATCCATGGAGCAACAGGCTCAACTCCGTGATG CTCTAAATGAAGCATTGACTGCTGAAGTTCAACGCCTGAAGATTGCTACTGCTGAGCTAAATGGAGATGCTGCCAAGTTTCAGCAGCTTTCTCTCAATCCCCAGATGTTCCAGTTGCAGCGGCAACAGGCTACTCAATTGAACATGCATCAGTTGCAGCAATCATCTCAGCACCAAAAGCAGCAGCTCAATAGCAGTGCACCTGCAAAGCACGAATCAAA GAAAAAAAACTTAAGGTGTGGTTAG
- the LOC129877405 gene encoding bZIP transcription factor 29-like isoform X2, translating into MWGENVEANIDMMRRLQSSFGQSSSSLPKHQPILTNQLDIPQLSTSQFHGQMPQFSPNFGVENSAKRVVLSPSHPQMPPISPYSHIPVSRPTSQHLGMQSFTTQGPSHSRSLSQSSFFSLDSLPPLSPSPYKESSSTFISDPVVADVSMEDRDGNLHSSLPPSPFSRCNSSRVGESLPPRNAHRRSNSDIPFGFSSVTQPSPPLVPSRSPGALERSASSRDNAGGKPAQLVKREGFWDKSNDSNAEGMGERKSEGEVVDDLFSAYMNLDNIESLNSSGMDEKQGNENCEDLDSRASGTKTNGCDSSDNEATSSVNDNGSSMQTLGLSSSTEKREGIKRSAGGDIAPTIRHYKSISMDSFMGKLNFGGESPKLPPSPGPHHGQLSPTNSLDANSDSFSLEFGNGEFNGAELKKIMANEKLAEIALADPKRAKRILANRQSAARSKERKMIYIAELEQKVQTLQTEATTLSTQVTLLQRDSSGLTSQNNELKFRLQSMEQQAQLRDALNEALTAEVQRLKIATAELNGDAAKFQQLSLNPQMFQLQRQQATQLNMHQLQQSSQHQKQQLNSSAPAKHESK; encoded by the exons ATGTGGGGTGAAAATGTCGAAGCTAACATTGATATGATGCGGAGGCTTCAATCATCATTCGGGCAATCATCTTCTTCCCTCCCAAAACACCAACCTATTTTGACAAACCAACTTGACATACCCCAGTTGTCTACTTCTCAGTTCCATGGTCAAATGCCACAGTTTTCTCCAAATTTTGGTGTTGAAAATAGCGCCAAAAGAGTTGTCTTATCGCCTTCTCATCCACAAATGCCCCCTATTTCGCCATATTCTCATATCCCAGTAAGCAGGCCGACGAGTCAGCATCTAGGTATGCAGAGTTTTACTACTCAAGGGCCCTCACATTCACGATCTTTATCGCAATCATCTTTTTTCTCACTTGATTCCTTGCCGCCTCTGAGCCCTTCACCATATAAGGAATCCTCTTCGACGTTCATCTCTGACCCTGTAGTGGCTGATGTGTCAATGGAGGATCGTGATGGCAATTTACATTCTTCATTGCCGCCCTCACCTTTCTCTAGGTGTAATTCATCTAGGGTAGGGGAGAGTCTTCCTCCTCGTAATGCTCATAGAAGGTCTAACAGTGATATCCCTTTTGGCTTTTCTAGTGTCACGCAGCCCTCACCACCGCTTGTTCCATCAAGGAGTCCTGGTGCTCTAGAAAGGTCAGCTTCTTCAAGGGATAATGCTGGTGGTAAGCCAGCACAGTTGGTTAAACGTGAAGGCTTTTGGGATAAAAGCAATGATAGTAATGCTGAGGGAATGGGTGAAAGAAAATCTGAAGGAGAAGTCGTAGATGACCTGTTTTCCGCGTATATGAATTTGGACAATATTGAGTCATTGAACTCCTCCGGTATGGATGAGAAGCAGGGTAATGAGAACTGTGAAGATTTAGACAGTAGAGCTAGTGGTACCAAGACAAATGGATGTGATAGCAGTGACAATGAAGCGACAAGCAGTGTGAATGACAATGGCAGCAGTATGCAGACACTAGGGTTGTCATCATCAACTGAGAAGAGGGAGGGGATCAAAAGGAGTGCTGGGGGAGATATTGCGCCAACAATCAGACACTACAAGAGTATTTCAATGGACAGTTTTATGGGGAAGTTAAACTTTGGTGGTGAGTCGCCAAAATTGCCTCCATCCCCTGGACCACACCATGGCCAACTCTCACCCACAAATTCACTTGATGCAAATTCAGATAGTTTCAGTTTAGAGTTTGGTAATGGCGAATTCAATGGAGCtgaattgaagaaaattatGGCAAACGAGAAACTTGCAGAGATAGCCTTAGCAGATCCGAAACGTGCCAAAAG gattTTGGCCAACCGTCAATCTGCTGCTCGTTCAAAAGAGAGAAAGATGATATATATTGCGGAGTTAGAACAAAAGGTACAAACCTTACAGACTGAAGCCACCACATTGTCTACTCAAGTAACTCTGTTGCAG AGAGATTCTTCTGGGCTCACAAGCCAAAACAACGAGCTAAAGTTCCGACTGCAATCCATGGAGCAACAGGCTCAACTCCGTGATG CTCTAAATGAAGCATTGACTGCTGAAGTTCAACGCCTGAAGATTGCTACTGCTGAGCTAAATGGAGATGCTGCCAAGTTTCAGCAGCTTTCTCTCAATCCCCAGATGTTCCAGTTGCAGCGGCAACAGGCTACTCAATTGAACATGCATCAGTTGCAGCAATCATCTCAGCACCAAAAGCAGCAGCTCAATAGCAGTGCACCTGCAAAGCACGAATCAAAGTAG
- the LOC129875642 gene encoding uncharacterized protein LOC129875642 yields the protein MEKLRLPTRILRKMIDNYNHWHENLPFALLGYRTKIRTFTGETPYLLVYGIEAVLPMEVEIPSLRIIQEAELSDAKWIQSRYEQLMFIDEKRMNARIFPHQDEAKGKFVPNWHGPYVVHRVLTGGALILAEMDRKTWPKSINLDAVKKYYV from the exons ATGGAAAAGTTGAGGCTGCCAACAAGAATATTGCGGAAGATGATTGATAATTATAACCATTGGCATGAGAATTTGCCGTTTGCCCTCCTTGGCTATCGCACCAAGATTAGGACTTTTACTGGGGAAACACCTTATCTTTTGGTTTATGGAATAGAAGCAGTATTACCAATGGAAGTTGAGATACCATCCCTAAGGATAATCCAAGAAGCTGAGTTGAGTGATGCCAAATGGATACAAAGTCGATATGAGCAGTTGATGTtcattgatgaaaagagaatgaaTGCA CGAATATTCCCACACCAAGATGAAGCTAAGGGAAAATTTGTGCCTAATTGGCATGGGCCTTATGTGGTTCACAGAGTATTGACTGGAGGAGCGTTGATTCTAGCAGAAATGGACAGAAAGACATGGCCGAAATCCATCAATTTAGATGCGGTTAAGAAATACTATGTCTAA
- the LOC129875643 gene encoding uncharacterized protein LOC129875643 translates to MEHQEYEDTPIFAVCEGNMQEICQDRFKHISRAQNEFADALVTISSMIQPPDKNYIDPIKINVQDQPAYYFHVDEELDGEPWYHEIVRYLKEGDYPEGINNIQKRTLQRLASHFFLSGEILYRRTLDLGLLRCVDSREASKLIEEIHGGTCGPHMNGFTNVVNVRFTVN, encoded by the coding sequence ATGGAGCACCAAGAATACGAAGATACTCCCATATTTGCAGTGTGTGAAGGAAATATGCAAGAAATTTGTCAAGATAGGTTCAAGCATATTTctagagctcaaaatgagtttgCAGATGCTTTGGTAACCATCTCTTCTATGATTCAACCTCCAGACAAGAATTACATAGATCCAATCAAGATCAATGTGCAGGATCAACCGGCCTATTATTTCCATGTAGATGAAGAATTGGATGGAGAACCTTGGTACCATGAAATTGTGAGGTATCTCAAAGAAGGAGATTATCCAGAAGGCATAAACAATATTCAAAAGAGAACACTGCAGAGACTCGCAAGCCACTTTTTCTTAAGTGGAGAAATCCTTTATAGGAGGACTCTAGATTTAGGGCTATTAAGGTGTGTTGACTCCCGAGAGGCGAGCAAGTTGATTGAAGAAATACATGGGGGTACATGTGGTCCACACATGAATGGCTTTACTAATGTCGTCAATGTCAGATTCACGGTGAATTGA